A single region of the Streptococcus sanguinis genome encodes:
- a CDS encoding lantibiotic ABC transporter permease — protein sequence MFGKLFKYDFKSNYKWYCITFAILLSLSILMGFITGSSLRPEVMERYSDYPMATSGVIFTLYLLFLLLFSASCAVFLSNTIIIIRRFYKNVFGREGYLTWTLPVTPHQILLSKLLSAFVWTLLCMLTMFISGLVIFGIALPITGYSFNEIFKYIGEIPDLWLWIVKYGFLNLLQILSGILFFYLAISVGQLFKKNRIMMAVLFGFLIWSVLAVLSIFLPSFLNPYGLFSPYDYSHSDTDFEMMLDAFLIIRIVFELVKIFGFYFTIHTIVKNKLNLQ from the coding sequence ATGTTTGGAAAACTGTTTAAATACGACTTTAAGTCTAATTACAAATGGTATTGTATCACCTTTGCCATTCTTCTGTCTCTCTCTATCTTGATGGGATTTATAACTGGCAGCAGCTTGAGACCTGAGGTCATGGAACGCTATAGTGACTACCCAATGGCTACTAGTGGTGTTATTTTCACTTTATACCTACTCTTCCTCTTGCTTTTTTCTGCATCCTGCGCTGTCTTTCTGTCCAATACCATCATTATCATCCGTCGGTTTTATAAAAATGTTTTTGGGCGAGAAGGCTACCTGACTTGGACCTTGCCGGTTACGCCGCATCAGATTCTTCTGTCTAAACTTCTTTCCGCATTTGTTTGGACCCTCTTGTGTATGCTAACCATGTTTATTAGCGGCCTTGTCATTTTTGGCATTGCCCTCCCTATTACAGGCTATTCATTTAATGAGATTTTTAAATATATTGGCGAAATCCCAGATTTATGGCTTTGGATTGTCAAATACGGCTTCCTTAATCTCCTTCAAATCCTTTCTGGTATCCTCTTCTTTTATCTAGCAATCTCAGTCGGACAGCTATTTAAGAAGAATCGGATTATGATGGCTGTGCTTTTCGGATTTTTGATTTGGAGTGTTCTGGCGGTCCTGTCAATCTTCTTACCTAGTTTCTTAAATCCGTACGGCCTATTTTCTCCATACGATTATAGTCACTCCGATACGGATTTTGAAATGATGCTAGATGCCTTTCTTATTATCCGAATCGTCTTTGAACTGGTCAAAATTTTTGGTTTCTATTTTACAATCCATACCATTGTAAAAAACAAACTAAATCTGCAATAA
- a CDS encoding LrgB family protein, which yields MSDLWSNPLFGLALSILAYLFGLLIFRRFPHPLTTPLLIAAVLVIAFLKLSGISYKDYYVGGSYLNNLIVPSTVALGIPLYKTFHLMKHHARSILIGTFAAVVVNTSFTALLAKFFGMDFFLAVSLFPKSVTTAMAVGITDKLQGLATVTLVVVVATGILTSVLGPTLLKLLKITDPVAIGLALGGTGHAVGTGTAFKYGQVAGAMAGLAIGVTGLMYVLVSPIVAAIILK from the coding sequence ATGTCTGATTTATGGAGCAACCCTCTCTTTGGCCTTGCCTTGTCTATCTTGGCCTATCTGTTCGGTCTATTGATTTTTCGGAGATTTCCTCATCCTTTGACAACACCGTTGCTGATTGCAGCAGTTTTGGTTATTGCTTTTTTGAAACTATCTGGTATTTCCTACAAGGATTACTATGTCGGCGGTTCCTATTTAAACAACCTAATTGTGCCATCTACGGTTGCTTTGGGGATTCCGCTTTACAAGACTTTTCATTTGATGAAGCACCATGCACGCAGTATTTTGATTGGGACCTTTGCGGCGGTTGTAGTCAATACCAGCTTTACGGCTCTGCTGGCTAAGTTTTTCGGCATGGATTTCTTTCTAGCTGTTTCTCTTTTTCCGAAATCTGTCACAACGGCCATGGCTGTCGGTATCACAGACAAGCTGCAAGGACTTGCTACAGTGACCTTAGTGGTGGTAGTTGCGACGGGCATTCTGACCAGTGTATTAGGACCAACGCTTCTTAAGCTCTTAAAAATAACGGATCCAGTAGCTATTGGTCTAGCTTTAGGGGGAACAGGCCATGCGGTAGGAACGGGAACCGCCTTTAAATACGGCCAGGTCGCAGGAGCTATGGCAGGACTTGCGATTGGCGTGACCGGCCTCATGTACGTTCTAGTTAGCCCCATCGTGGCAGCGATTATTCTGAAGTAA
- a CDS encoding CidA/LrgA family protein — translation MKLYVQLMIIFMISLVGEGISSVFHLPVPGSIIGLVLLFLALQFKLLRLRHISMVGNFLLANMTILFLPPAVGIMDKFQVIAPYLLPIILIVLGAIVLNVCVTAVVVQLIKTCFEGDYEEGDASNV, via the coding sequence ATGAAATTATACGTTCAGTTGATGATTATTTTTATGATTTCCCTCGTTGGAGAAGGGATTTCAAGTGTTTTCCACCTGCCTGTTCCGGGCAGTATCATTGGCCTGGTCTTGCTGTTTTTGGCTCTGCAGTTCAAGCTCCTACGCCTGCGTCATATCAGTATGGTTGGCAATTTTCTTTTGGCAAATATGACCATTCTTTTTCTGCCTCCAGCAGTTGGTATCATGGATAAATTTCAGGTCATTGCACCTTATCTGCTGCCGATTATTTTGATTGTTTTAGGAGCGATTGTGCTCAATGTCTGTGTGACTGCAGTTGTGGTGCAGCTGATTAAGACTTGTTTTGAAGGAGATTATGAGGAAGGAGACGCCAGCAATGTCTGA
- the asp5 gene encoding accessory Sec system protein Asp5, translated as MQTILITFTIVVALILILLVSLLPRENQQFYRETNTSIGKSGYWETHLAKKILVLLASLALIVLMIFFMIQYI; from the coding sequence ATGCAAACAATATTGATTACATTTACCATTGTAGTAGCCCTTATCTTGATTTTGCTGGTTAGTCTGCTTCCTAGAGAAAACCAGCAATTTTATAGAGAAACTAATACATCGATTGGCAAGTCAGGCTACTGGGAAACCCACCTCGCAAAGAAAATTCTAGTTCTTTTAGCAAGCCTTGCCTTGATTGTGCTCATGATTTTCTTTATGATTCAATACATCTAG
- the asp4 gene encoding accessory Sec system protein Asp4, translating to MAKKDLFHKDIEGRLDELKQAKPKKEKASLGENLNKAFVIALGLMILIGLIFTLIGALRK from the coding sequence ATGGCTAAAAAAGATTTATTTCATAAGGATATTGAGGGGCGGTTAGATGAGCTCAAGCAAGCCAAGCCCAAGAAAGAAAAGGCCAGCTTGGGAGAAAATCTCAACAAGGCCTTTGTCATCGCCTTGGGCTTGATGATCTTGATTGGCTTGATTTTTACATTGATTGGAGCCTTGAGGAAATAA
- the gtfB gene encoding accessory Sec system glycosylation chaperone GtfB has translation MIQLFDYYNQETQDLHDSLLAAGYNCPTIAIEANGFLPDDMISPYTYFLGDEEGVDHPLFFNQVPVPPFWEITGDHQAARVSDMGEERARIHYASQAKGRLVKQVDWLDKKGQLRLSERYNKQGRCFAKTAYKSGQEAFNTTYYSTDGQERIVENHATGDIILTLDQEPLRIFKSRVDFIRFFLERLDLDLDHILFNSLAYSFLVSHSLTGRAGQDILFWQEPLYDELPGNMQLILENSQLRAQTIVIPDLATYEKAKSLAATDQQQKFLHLGYHYDFKRDNYLRKDALILTHSDQIEGLETLVQSLPQLVFRIAALTEMSPKLLSMLSYKNVVLYQNASLKQIEQLYLESDIYLDINHGGQVLQAVRKAFENNLLILGFEQTLHDSHYIAQQHIFDSSQPAQLASTLEEALSGVEQMRSALQAQGRHANDVPVSLYQETLQPLLGGQDG, from the coding sequence ATGATTCAGCTCTTTGATTATTACAATCAGGAAACCCAGGATCTGCATGATTCCCTCCTTGCAGCTGGCTATAACTGTCCGACCATTGCCATTGAGGCCAATGGCTTTCTGCCGGACGACATGATCTCCCCCTATACTTATTTTTTAGGGGATGAAGAGGGAGTAGACCACCCGCTCTTTTTCAATCAAGTACCAGTGCCGCCTTTCTGGGAAATCACAGGCGACCACCAGGCGGCGCGTGTCAGTGACATGGGAGAAGAAAGGGCACGGATTCATTATGCCAGTCAAGCCAAGGGCCGGCTGGTCAAACAGGTGGACTGGCTGGATAAAAAAGGCCAGCTACGACTGAGTGAGCGCTATAATAAGCAAGGCCGCTGCTTTGCGAAAACAGCCTATAAATCAGGACAGGAAGCTTTCAACACAACCTATTACAGCACTGATGGTCAGGAGCGTATCGTGGAAAATCACGCCACCGGTGACATCATCCTGACTCTGGACCAAGAGCCCTTGCGAATTTTTAAAAGCCGAGTGGATTTTATCCGTTTCTTTTTGGAGCGGTTAGACTTGGACTTGGATCACATTCTCTTTAATTCGCTGGCTTATTCTTTCCTGGTTTCCCACAGCTTGACAGGCCGAGCTGGGCAGGATATTCTTTTCTGGCAGGAACCTCTGTATGACGAGCTTCCGGGCAATATGCAGCTGATTCTAGAAAATAGTCAGCTGCGGGCGCAGACCATTGTCATTCCAGATTTAGCAACTTATGAAAAGGCCAAGAGTCTGGCAGCGACTGACCAGCAGCAGAAGTTCCTGCATCTGGGCTATCATTATGACTTCAAGCGGGACAACTACCTACGAAAAGATGCCTTAATCTTGACCCATTCGGATCAGATTGAAGGCTTAGAGACCTTGGTTCAGTCCCTGCCGCAGCTAGTATTTCGCATTGCTGCCCTTACGGAAATGTCGCCTAAGCTCTTATCTATGCTGTCCTATAAGAATGTCGTCCTTTATCAAAATGCCAGTCTCAAGCAGATTGAGCAGCTCTACTTGGAATCAGACATTTATCTGGATATCAATCACGGCGGTCAGGTCCTGCAGGCAGTGCGCAAGGCTTTTGAGAACAATCTCTTGATTCTAGGCTTTGAGCAGACCCTGCATGACAGTCACTACATTGCCCAACAGCATATTTTCGACAGCAGCCAGCCAGCTCAACTGGCATCAACTTTGGAAGAAGCCTTATCTGGTGTTGAGCAGATGCGGTCAGCCTTGCAAGCTCAAGGTCGGCATGCCAACGATGTACCCGTCAGTCTTTATCAGGAGACTCTCCAACCTTTATTAGGAGGTCAGGATGGCTAA
- the gtfA gene encoding accessory Sec system glycosyltransferase GtfA gives MTVYNINLGIGWASSGVEYAQAYRAQLLRRIQQPAKFIFMDMILADNIQHLTENIGFLDEEVIWLYNYFTDINIAPTTVTLDQVLAQVAGQPERSEREGKIVRYFYPQDDQFITCYLRQEDQDFVEHVEYVSRGRLIRKDYFSYARYASEYFAPHNESATLYQRRFYHEDGSVAYDMLIEDGQEELYRFPDRIFYSKAELVRYFLQCLQLQSDDVVILDRETGIGQVVFEESQKAKLGVVVHAEHFSENASSDDYILWNNFYDYQFTNADKVDFFIVATEAQKTILEQQFQHYSNKQPKIVTIPVGSLDQLTYPKDPRKPYSMITASRLATEKHIDWLVAATVQAHAQLPELTLDIYGKGGEEEKLRRRIEEAGAQDYIRLKGHADLSQIYAGYELYLTASTSEGFGLTLMEAVGSGLPLIGFDVRYGNQTFIDDGKNGYLLPVSSNQVEDQIIAAFVEKIIALFSQGRQQEMSQHSYQVAENYLTSRVEAAWSQLLKEVKDDSAL, from the coding sequence ATGACAGTATATAACATCAACTTAGGCATCGGCTGGGCCAGCAGCGGTGTAGAATACGCCCAAGCTTATCGGGCCCAGCTTCTGCGCAGAATCCAGCAGCCGGCTAAGTTTATCTTTATGGATATGATTTTAGCGGATAATATCCAGCATCTGACGGAAAATATCGGTTTTCTGGATGAGGAAGTTATCTGGCTTTATAATTACTTTACCGATATCAATATTGCACCGACGACAGTGACGCTAGACCAGGTGCTGGCTCAAGTCGCAGGTCAGCCAGAGCGCTCGGAGAGAGAGGGCAAGATTGTCCGTTATTTCTATCCGCAGGATGATCAGTTTATCACTTGCTATCTGCGGCAGGAAGACCAGGACTTTGTGGAGCATGTAGAGTATGTCTCGCGGGGGAGATTGATTCGCAAGGATTATTTCTCCTATGCCCGCTATGCCAGTGAATACTTCGCACCCCACAATGAATCTGCCACCCTCTACCAGCGCCGTTTCTACCATGAAGACGGCAGTGTGGCCTATGACATGCTGATAGAGGATGGTCAGGAAGAGCTCTATCGCTTTCCAGATCGGATTTTCTATTCCAAGGCTGAGCTGGTCCGTTATTTTCTTCAGTGTTTGCAGTTGCAGTCAGATGATGTGGTCATCTTGGATAGGGAGACAGGGATTGGTCAGGTTGTCTTTGAGGAGAGCCAGAAGGCTAAGCTAGGAGTAGTGGTCCATGCGGAGCATTTTAGTGAAAATGCCAGCAGTGACGACTACATTCTCTGGAACAATTTCTATGACTACCAGTTTACCAATGCAGACAAGGTGGACTTTTTCATCGTGGCAACAGAGGCTCAGAAAACGATTCTAGAGCAGCAGTTCCAGCATTACTCGAACAAGCAGCCCAAAATTGTCACCATACCGGTGGGGAGTCTGGACCAGCTGACTTATCCTAAAGATCCTCGCAAGCCTTACTCCATGATCACGGCTTCGCGTCTTGCTACGGAAAAGCATATCGATTGGCTAGTGGCAGCTACTGTCCAAGCCCATGCCCAGCTGCCTGAGCTGACTCTGGATATTTACGGTAAGGGGGGCGAAGAGGAGAAGCTGCGCCGCAGGATTGAGGAAGCAGGAGCTCAGGACTACATTCGGCTCAAAGGGCATGCAGATTTAAGTCAGATTTATGCAGGCTATGAGCTTTATCTGACAGCTTCAACCAGTGAAGGCTTTGGTTTGACGCTTATGGAAGCAGTCGGATCAGGTCTGCCTCTCATCGGCTTTGATGTCCGCTATGGCAATCAGACTTTTATCGATGATGGTAAAAATGGCTATCTGCTGCCGGTCAGTTCCAATCAGGTCGAGGATCAGATTATTGCTGCTTTTGTGGAGAAAATAATAGCTCTCTTTAGTCAAGGACGCCAGCAGGAGATGAGCCAACACTCTTATCAAGTGGCCGAGAATTATTTGACCAGCCGGGTTGAAGCGGCTTGGTCCCAGCTTTTAAAGGAGGTCAAAGATGATTCAGCTCTTTGA
- the secA2 gene encoding accessory Sec system translocase SecA2, with translation MIKNHFQIQRLKKILAKVKSFESEMAGLSDADLRKKTQEFKERLTAGETLDDLLPEAYAVVREADKRVLGMFPYDVQVMGAIVLHEGNVAEMATGEGKTLTATMPLYLNALSGQGAMLVTTNTYLALRDAQEMGQVYRFLGLTIEAAVVANESGNLTPKQKRLIYQADIVYTTNSALGFDYLIENLAENKDSQYLSPFNYVIIDEIDSILLDSAQVPLVISGAPRVQSNFYSIMDTFITTLKEDEDYHYDDEKNEVWLTSKGILAAESFLDLEHLFSKENQELVRHLNLALRAHKLYKKDKDYVVRQGDKEAEVVLLDRATGRLLEMTRLQGGQHQAIEAKEHVKLTEETRAMASITYQNLFRLFRKISGMTGTGKVVESEFMETYSMSVIKIPTNQPVIRLDLPDQLYQTLPEKVFASLDEVKHYHAQGNPLLIFTGSVEMSEIYSSLLLREGIAHNLLNANNAAREAQIIAESGQKGAVTVATSMAGRGTDIKLGLGVADLGGLVVIGTERMENQRIDLQIRGRSGRQGDPGISKFFISLEDDLLRKWGPDWLKKFYKDYSTEEVEQHPVQLGQRRFRRLVAKAQRASESSAKMSRRMTLEYAQCMKIQREITYAERNRLIQSEERIDEEISRVLSQVIHQAAYEQSYETRADLYRFILDHFSYHAERIPYDFDIYSPEKIAELLQDIAEQELQAKKAYLKSDKLFTHFQRVSVLKAIDENWVEQVDYLQQLKTALSGQHFSMKNPLVEYYQEAYDGFEYMKERMKQQIVKNLLMSELALNPKGEVIMYFP, from the coding sequence ATGATTAAAAATCATTTTCAAATTCAGCGCTTAAAGAAAATCTTAGCCAAAGTCAAGAGCTTTGAGTCAGAAATGGCTGGCTTGTCAGACGCTGATCTGCGAAAGAAAACACAGGAATTTAAGGAGAGACTGACCGCAGGTGAGACTTTAGACGACCTGCTGCCGGAGGCTTATGCTGTGGTGCGGGAAGCGGACAAGCGGGTGCTGGGCATGTTCCCCTACGATGTTCAGGTCATGGGGGCGATTGTTCTCCATGAAGGCAATGTCGCTGAGATGGCTACGGGAGAGGGCAAGACTCTGACGGCTACCATGCCGCTCTATCTCAATGCCCTGTCTGGACAAGGAGCTATGCTGGTGACCACCAATACCTATCTGGCTCTGCGGGATGCTCAAGAAATGGGGCAGGTCTATCGTTTTCTTGGGTTGACTATTGAGGCAGCGGTGGTAGCTAATGAGTCTGGAAATTTGACGCCCAAGCAGAAGCGGCTGATTTACCAAGCGGATATTGTCTATACGACTAATAGCGCCTTGGGCTTTGACTATCTGATTGAAAATCTAGCAGAGAATAAGGATAGCCAATACCTTAGCCCTTTCAACTATGTCATCATAGACGAGATTGACTCCATCCTCTTGGACAGTGCTCAGGTGCCTTTGGTTATCTCTGGTGCTCCTCGGGTTCAGTCAAACTTCTATAGTATCATGGATACTTTCATTACGACTTTGAAAGAAGACGAGGACTACCACTACGATGACGAGAAGAATGAAGTCTGGCTGACATCGAAAGGTATTTTAGCGGCAGAGTCTTTTCTTGATTTGGAGCATCTTTTTTCCAAGGAAAATCAAGAGTTGGTCCGCCACCTCAATCTAGCCTTGCGGGCCCACAAGCTCTACAAGAAGGATAAGGACTATGTTGTCCGCCAGGGTGACAAAGAAGCAGAAGTTGTACTTCTGGACCGCGCAACCGGCCGTCTGCTGGAAATGACCCGGCTTCAGGGAGGGCAGCACCAGGCTATTGAGGCCAAGGAGCATGTCAAGCTGACGGAGGAAACGCGGGCCATGGCATCCATCACCTATCAGAATCTCTTCCGGCTCTTCCGGAAAATCTCTGGTATGACTGGGACCGGCAAGGTGGTGGAGAGCGAGTTTATGGAGACTTACTCCATGTCTGTCATCAAGATCCCGACCAACCAGCCAGTGATTCGACTGGATTTGCCAGACCAACTTTATCAGACCCTGCCAGAAAAAGTCTTTGCTTCACTAGACGAGGTCAAGCACTACCATGCCCAAGGCAATCCGCTCTTGATTTTTACCGGCTCAGTGGAAATGTCAGAGATTTACTCTTCCCTACTGCTGAGAGAAGGCATCGCCCACAATCTGCTCAATGCCAACAATGCGGCGCGTGAGGCGCAAATCATCGCTGAGTCTGGGCAGAAAGGTGCGGTGACGGTGGCTACATCCATGGCCGGCCGAGGTACGGATATAAAGCTGGGACTGGGTGTCGCAGATTTGGGTGGTCTCGTGGTGATTGGTACGGAGCGGATGGAGAACCAGCGGATTGACCTACAGATTCGTGGCCGTTCTGGCCGCCAAGGTGATCCGGGAATTAGTAAGTTCTTCATCTCGCTAGAGGATGACCTGCTCAGGAAGTGGGGACCAGACTGGCTCAAGAAGTTCTACAAGGACTACTCAACCGAAGAGGTTGAGCAGCATCCAGTCCAGCTGGGACAGCGCCGTTTCAGACGCTTAGTGGCTAAGGCCCAGAGAGCCAGCGAAAGCAGCGCCAAGATGTCCCGTCGAATGACGCTGGAATATGCCCAGTGTATGAAGATTCAGCGGGAGATTACCTATGCTGAGCGCAATCGCCTGATTCAATCTGAAGAGCGGATTGATGAAGAAATCAGCCGTGTCCTCAGTCAGGTTATTCATCAGGCAGCCTATGAGCAGTCCTATGAGACACGGGCTGACCTCTATCGCTTTATCTTAGACCATTTCAGCTATCATGCTGAGCGTATTCCTTATGATTTCGATATTTATTCGCCGGAGAAAATTGCAGAGCTCTTGCAGGATATTGCCGAGCAGGAATTGCAGGCAAAGAAAGCCTATCTCAAGTCTGACAAGCTCTTTACCCATTTTCAACGGGTCTCAGTTCTCAAGGCTATTGATGAGAACTGGGTCGAGCAGGTGGACTATCTGCAGCAGCTCAAGACAGCCTTGAGCGGTCAGCATTTCTCTATGAAAAATCCTCTGGTAGAATATTATCAAGAGGCTTACGATGGCTTTGAATATATGAAGGAGCGCATGAAGCAGCAGATTGTCAAGAATCTTTTGATGAGTGAATTGGCACTCAACCCTAAAGGAGAAGTCATCATGTACTTCCCGTAA
- the asp3 gene encoding accessory Sec system protein Asp3 has product MNIQKRKGIYWGELRGVSAAGKMTDFTYLYGTTLIIHSPSHVFFENKLMSSGQTIHEWSSKWNYQRDRQVPALPLLKKGARYCLSRDMTTYPESSVFLKIIFFDRYEKEISNQVERSESMIFTYPNEAYSYKVQLLSAGVESLEFHCLDIDRIIEESDD; this is encoded by the coding sequence ATGAACATTCAAAAAAGAAAGGGCATTTACTGGGGAGAGCTGAGAGGGGTTTCGGCAGCTGGTAAAATGACTGACTTTACCTATCTCTATGGAACTACCCTTATCATTCATTCCCCTTCACATGTATTTTTTGAAAATAAACTGATGTCCTCCGGCCAGACCATCCATGAATGGTCTTCCAAATGGAACTATCAGCGAGACCGGCAGGTGCCTGCTCTCCCCTTGCTCAAAAAGGGAGCTCGCTATTGCCTGTCTAGAGATATGACCACCTATCCTGAATCCAGCGTCTTTCTGAAAATCATCTTCTTTGACCGTTATGAGAAAGAAATCAGCAATCAAGTGGAGCGCTCGGAGAGTATGATCTTTACCTACCCAAACGAAGCCTATAGCTATAAGGTTCAGCTGCTGAGTGCAGGAGTTGAGTCCTTAGAGTTTCATTGCCTAGACATTGACCGAATCATAGAGGAGTCTGATGATTAA
- the asp2 gene encoding accessory Sec system protein Asp2, whose product MQNKLKILQIGSSDWSKELSIPDNMAWYYFFPNSNLAIKKVMEMDKIVKFDAILVDDLHRIPDLFMIEAKIIPYTVFYDQEQETQEADIEYFLKRHCAQPTDMSDRADLVRKLSKALFSGQYGDKMTPLDMVVSPGFWGKICYNGYENLELEGDFGQDFQPILSWKYNIIANKFNPVELWLEYEKSGSCELRLRLYNIQEGSTADIARETIFTEEDMRESMVLDNDFTSYLGVSLEARGEGRIQVGALHQRLTRYEFGKYVLGGKIFRDSHRQEINYFFYPGDLKPPLAVYFSGYRRAEGFEGFGMMRSLGCPFLLFSDPRVDGGMFYLGSQELESSIHKIIQEHLDFLGFTERDLILSGMSMGTYGAVYYGSEFRPRAIVLSKPLGNLGTIAQRGRLRLPEVFPTALDVLHRHTGGKDQEHVEELNQRYWRKFEKADFSRTTFGIAYMKEEDYDPTAYEDLVAALHLTEAKLISRGVPGRHNDDLAVSVSWFMNYYRMILEKEFGRKK is encoded by the coding sequence ATGCAAAATAAGCTGAAAATCTTACAGATTGGCTCAAGCGATTGGAGCAAAGAGCTTTCCATTCCGGACAATATGGCCTGGTATTATTTCTTTCCTAACTCCAATCTAGCTATCAAAAAGGTCATGGAAATGGATAAGATTGTCAAGTTTGATGCGATTCTGGTAGACGATTTGCATCGGATCCCAGATTTGTTTATGATTGAGGCCAAGATTATCCCTTATACGGTTTTCTATGATCAGGAACAGGAAACCCAGGAAGCGGATATTGAGTACTTTCTCAAGCGTCACTGCGCTCAGCCAACGGATATGAGCGATCGAGCTGACCTGGTTCGCAAGCTGTCCAAGGCTCTCTTTTCCGGTCAATATGGGGATAAGATGACCCCGCTTGATATGGTGGTCAGCCCTGGATTTTGGGGCAAGATTTGCTACAATGGCTATGAAAATCTAGAGCTGGAAGGTGACTTTGGTCAGGACTTTCAGCCAATCCTATCTTGGAAATATAATATTATAGCCAACAAGTTCAATCCAGTTGAACTCTGGCTTGAGTATGAAAAGTCAGGCAGCTGTGAGCTGCGGCTGCGCCTCTATAATATCCAAGAAGGCTCGACTGCTGACATTGCTCGCGAGACTATTTTCACAGAAGAGGACATGCGGGAATCCATGGTCCTGGACAATGATTTTACTTCCTATCTGGGCGTCAGTCTGGAGGCTAGAGGTGAGGGACGGATTCAGGTCGGTGCTCTGCATCAGCGCCTGACCCGCTATGAGTTTGGTAAGTATGTTCTGGGTGGGAAGATTTTTCGCGATAGCCACCGTCAGGAGATTAATTACTTCTTTTATCCGGGAGATTTGAAGCCGCCTTTGGCTGTTTATTTTTCTGGTTACCGTCGGGCGGAAGGCTTCGAGGGCTTCGGAATGATGCGGAGTCTGGGCTGTCCTTTTCTCTTGTTTTCTGATCCGCGCGTGGATGGCGGTATGTTCTATCTGGGCAGCCAGGAGCTGGAGAGCAGTATTCATAAGATTATCCAAGAGCATTTGGACTTTCTGGGCTTTACCGAGCGGGATCTAATCCTGTCGGGTATGTCAATGGGGACCTACGGTGCGGTTTATTACGGATCGGAGTTTCGTCCGCGGGCTATCGTTTTGTCCAAGCCCTTGGGAAATCTAGGAACCATTGCTCAGCGTGGTCGTTTACGCCTGCCCGAGGTCTTTCCGACGGCTCTAGATGTCCTTCACCGTCACACGGGGGGCAAAGATCAGGAACATGTAGAGGAGTTGAATCAACGCTACTGGCGTAAGTTTGAGAAGGCTGATTTCAGCCGGACGACCTTTGGTATCGCCTATATGAAAGAAGAAGACTATGATCCGACGGCCTATGAGGACCTAGTAGCGGCTCTTCATCTGACTGAGGCCAAACTGATTAGCAGAGGTGTCCCTGGACGCCATAATGATGACTTAGCTGTGTCTGTGTCTTGGTTTATGAATTACTATCGAATGATATTGGAAAAGGAATTTGGGAGAAAGAAATGA